A genomic segment from Polyangium mundeleinium encodes:
- a CDS encoding N-acetylmuramoyl-L-alanine amidase family protein, whose translation MTQARPPATPASVSNADSPASPSTVPDANQPAAQSCSTCKDKRVIVIDPGHGGTAMVGGSSPNNATAVSGVKEKVLTLQYAQTLKQHLDGEACKAIFRGRGYSDVQVILTRTSDNNVGLSARVNVAKTNKADIFLSIHFNGGAAAARGTETFYKAGSNGNANLGEDTALAQTVQTALFGAMKRIDAGAKDRKIKPDTDTKHKSLGILRDPGIGYSGKMCRSVLIEVEFISNHQVDALLVSGGGASANRSTLMLAVARALANSL comes from the coding sequence ATGACACAAGCAAGACCCCCCGCCACGCCCGCCTCGGTCTCGAACGCAGATTCGCCTGCCTCGCCGTCCACCGTCCCCGACGCGAACCAGCCGGCCGCGCAGTCGTGCAGCACGTGCAAGGACAAGCGGGTCATCGTCATCGATCCCGGTCATGGCGGGACCGCCATGGTAGGCGGGAGCAGCCCGAACAACGCGACGGCCGTATCAGGCGTCAAGGAGAAGGTCCTGACGCTCCAGTATGCGCAGACCCTCAAGCAGCACCTCGACGGCGAGGCGTGCAAGGCCATTTTCCGAGGTCGAGGGTATTCCGACGTGCAGGTCATCTTGACGCGCACCTCGGACAACAATGTAGGGCTGAGCGCGCGGGTCAACGTCGCGAAAACGAACAAGGCCGACATCTTCCTCAGCATCCATTTCAACGGCGGCGCGGCGGCGGCGCGAGGGACGGAGACGTTCTACAAGGCCGGCTCCAACGGCAACGCGAACCTGGGCGAGGACACGGCCCTCGCGCAGACCGTCCAGACCGCGCTCTTCGGTGCCATGAAGCGGATCGACGCAGGCGCGAAGGACCGAAAAATCAAGCCCGACACGGACACCAAGCACAAGAGCCTGGGCATCCTGAGGGACCCCGGCATCGGTTACAGCGGCAAGATGTGTCGATCGGTTCTGATCGAGGTGGAGTTCATCTCCAACCACCAGGTGGACGCGCTGCTCGTGAGCGGGGGCGGCGCCTCGGCAAACCGCAGCACGCTCATGCTCGCCGTCGCACGCGCCCTCGCAAATTCGCTGTGA
- a CDS encoding flavin monoamine oxidase family protein, whose protein sequence is MARTPLLRSLEKLASEHHAARARGLTPAALREARMAAREKEARRGVSLDRRRFLGATAAGALTLALPRALRAAEQPTIAIVGAGIAGLTCALALRDRGLSATVYEASGRIGGRMFSNTTSWDAGQVSEWCGELIDSNHRTLFALARRFGLTMDSLEGEKPSGLENTYFFDGRYYRVADAERDFARMYPALLSDLLAAGATTTYDHATPAGRALDQMSVFDWIASRVPGGHASPLGKLLDVAYVIEWGADSRDQSALNLVYLLGHQPEPDHFSMFGESDEAHHIKGGNQQIPLAIAKALGPDVIQRGHRLLRLRESPAGRQILTFQRGPGTIDVVADWVVLALPFAVLRTLDLRDAHFDARKRLAIEELGRAHNGKLHLQFSRRYWREEGPWPGRSDGSTYADTGYQNTWEVSRAQPGEPGILVLYTGGAVTDAMSTRKPFATVKDAGVLADAHAGLGWLEKVLPGGKTHWNGRATQSMPHLNPLYEASYSYYRVGQRILFGGHEAARQGGVLFCGEHTSLDFQGHMEGAASQGARAAEEVAQLMKGG, encoded by the coding sequence ATGGCACGGACACCACTCTTGCGATCGCTGGAGAAGCTGGCCTCGGAGCACCACGCGGCGCGCGCGCGAGGGCTCACCCCCGCCGCGCTGCGCGAGGCGCGCATGGCCGCTCGCGAAAAGGAGGCCCGCCGTGGAGTATCCCTCGATCGCCGCCGCTTCCTCGGCGCTACAGCCGCGGGGGCGTTGACCCTCGCGCTGCCGCGCGCGCTCCGCGCCGCGGAACAGCCCACCATCGCCATCGTCGGCGCCGGCATCGCCGGCCTGACCTGCGCCCTCGCGCTGCGCGATCGCGGCCTCTCGGCCACGGTGTACGAGGCCTCCGGCCGCATCGGCGGGCGCATGTTCTCGAACACCACGTCCTGGGACGCAGGGCAAGTCAGCGAGTGGTGCGGGGAGCTCATCGATAGCAACCACCGCACCCTGTTCGCCCTCGCGCGCCGGTTCGGCCTGACCATGGACAGCCTGGAGGGCGAAAAGCCGTCCGGCCTGGAGAACACGTACTTCTTCGACGGCCGTTATTACCGGGTCGCCGACGCCGAGCGCGATTTCGCGCGCATGTACCCCGCGCTCCTTTCGGATCTGCTCGCCGCGGGCGCGACCACCACGTACGACCACGCGACCCCCGCGGGGCGCGCGCTCGATCAAATGAGCGTATTCGACTGGATCGCCTCGCGGGTCCCCGGCGGGCACGCCTCGCCGCTGGGGAAGCTCCTCGACGTGGCCTACGTCATCGAGTGGGGCGCCGATTCACGAGATCAGTCGGCCCTGAACCTCGTCTACCTGCTCGGCCACCAGCCCGAGCCCGACCATTTCTCCATGTTCGGCGAGTCCGACGAGGCCCATCACATCAAAGGCGGCAACCAGCAGATCCCCCTCGCCATCGCCAAGGCGCTCGGTCCGGACGTGATCCAGCGTGGGCACCGGCTCCTCCGCCTGCGCGAGAGCCCGGCGGGGAGGCAGATCCTCACCTTTCAGCGAGGGCCCGGCACGATCGACGTCGTGGCCGACTGGGTCGTCCTCGCCCTCCCGTTCGCCGTCTTGCGCACCCTCGACCTGCGGGACGCCCATTTCGATGCGCGCAAACGCCTCGCCATCGAGGAGCTTGGCCGGGCGCACAACGGCAAGCTTCACCTCCAGTTTTCGCGCCGCTACTGGCGCGAGGAGGGCCCCTGGCCCGGCAGGAGTGATGGATCCACCTATGCCGATACCGGCTACCAGAACACCTGGGAGGTCAGCCGCGCCCAGCCCGGCGAGCCCGGGATCCTCGTCCTGTACACCGGCGGGGCCGTGACGGACGCGATGTCGACACGAAAGCCTTTCGCCACCGTCAAGGACGCGGGTGTCCTCGCGGACGCGCATGCGGGGCTCGGATGGCTGGAGAAGGTCTTGCCAGGAGGCAAGACGCACTGGAACGGGAGAGCGACGCAATCGATGCCACACCTGAACCCGCTCTACGAGGCGTCGTATTCGTATTATCGCGTGGGGCAGCGGATCCTGTTCGGCGGTCACGAGGCGGCGCGCCAGGGCGGTGTGCTCTTCTGCGGCGAGCACACATCGCTCGATTTCCAGGGGCACATGGAGGGCGCCGCCTCCCAGGGCGCACGGGCGGCGGAGGAGGTCGCGCAGCTCATGAAGGGAGGGTGA
- a CDS encoding caspase family protein yields the protein MTASRREMLEDEDEVPEAPVRSPGSGQDYALVIGVNHYPKLRALQGAVADAKAFAAWLVEPDGGRLSPENVRTVLSMPDPLSPIGHEINDALEDLLECAATSGGRRFYFYFGGHGCVGDRAADITLCMANWSELRRRAALSSEAWLDVVVRSGAFDEVAFFLDCCRIWAMRAVGLPPHIDFVRPVERAQATRVFVAYATEFQRPALEVSMDTSAEARGIFTQVLLAGLRGEAARAGGVVTAVSLKDHLEASVAESAKSKRLSQRAEVVNGLEVATRFGFALRPPRLKVVFIEAWTSDVYEVVLLGPDDEVVMRGDPRHGPWELDVPAGDYELHAGKNRWCFHYAREGGITPQVVRLGGMGRRVTLGSFSPRDPSRSIGSLSWPLEAWLPAHPTHRIHHEIAVCTAWLDPLPKITARAADIVDAPSMLFVVLLDAEMPPWSVRLGAGWSIHGENVTVELDRENTWDDTRGWSVFSARLMPGSYCLRWAGKRDIAVRLFPGFTTQIVIDHAAWKPRFESPRMFLVPTDRDVHRPPPFDVASAVESGLGQLASAPGELPPPLAKVMTGASFDDPMLGLLGAHLLAREKTPDPTRIEALADHVASLLGPCPDVHALRLRVALLRGADLPRGTWSEPPLLREGLITFVEASHEVPELIAAGSLLEHACVERLVDSALSSWPTRRESGANEDDWLTAAIADAERERALPGAALDAQTLAKELGVPTLAVRARLAALRSGGLTPAADAPNDERTSPDYFTAARLKEAGKRCWDGDFKGALALAEAILAADPENLTARHYAEISCEKLQRTTFLVPRLVGSSDAAARMGTDDRAACVIDAIDGELPLGDVVDISGLPPLDALRIIQELVVAGVIEMTRVG from the coding sequence ATGACCGCGAGCCGACGAGAGATGCTGGAGGACGAGGACGAGGTGCCGGAAGCGCCCGTTCGTTCGCCCGGATCGGGGCAGGACTATGCGCTCGTCATCGGGGTGAACCATTACCCAAAGCTTCGTGCTCTCCAGGGAGCCGTCGCCGACGCGAAGGCGTTCGCGGCGTGGTTGGTCGAGCCCGACGGCGGCCGCCTTTCGCCGGAGAACGTACGCACGGTCCTTTCGATGCCGGATCCGCTGTCGCCCATCGGACACGAGATCAACGACGCGCTCGAAGACCTCCTCGAATGCGCGGCCACGAGCGGCGGACGTCGCTTTTATTTCTACTTCGGCGGGCACGGATGCGTGGGCGACCGGGCCGCGGACATCACCCTTTGCATGGCCAACTGGTCGGAGCTCCGGCGCCGCGCGGCGCTCAGCTCGGAAGCGTGGCTCGACGTCGTGGTCCGCTCGGGGGCGTTCGACGAGGTCGCGTTTTTCCTGGATTGCTGCCGCATCTGGGCGATGCGGGCCGTGGGCCTGCCGCCGCACATCGATTTCGTACGGCCTGTCGAGCGCGCGCAGGCGACGCGTGTCTTCGTGGCGTACGCGACGGAGTTCCAGCGACCGGCGCTGGAGGTCTCGATGGACACGTCGGCCGAGGCGCGTGGCATTTTCACGCAGGTGCTCCTCGCCGGTCTCCGCGGGGAAGCCGCGCGCGCGGGGGGGGTGGTGACGGCTGTATCGCTGAAGGATCATCTCGAAGCGAGCGTCGCCGAGAGTGCAAAAAGCAAACGGCTCTCCCAGCGCGCGGAGGTCGTGAACGGCCTCGAAGTGGCGACGCGCTTCGGGTTCGCCCTGCGTCCGCCGAGGCTGAAGGTCGTCTTCATCGAGGCATGGACGTCAGACGTATACGAGGTCGTGCTGCTCGGGCCTGACGACGAGGTCGTGATGCGGGGAGATCCGCGGCATGGTCCCTGGGAGCTCGATGTTCCGGCAGGCGATTACGAGCTCCACGCGGGGAAGAACCGGTGGTGCTTCCATTATGCGCGGGAAGGTGGAATCACGCCGCAGGTCGTCCGGCTCGGCGGCATGGGCCGTAGAGTCACGCTGGGCTCGTTCTCCCCTCGTGACCCATCGAGGTCCATCGGGAGCTTGAGCTGGCCTCTCGAGGCATGGTTGCCCGCGCATCCGACGCATCGGATTCATCACGAGATCGCCGTGTGCACCGCATGGCTGGATCCCCTTCCCAAGATCACGGCGCGTGCAGCGGACATCGTCGACGCTCCGAGCATGCTGTTCGTCGTGTTGCTCGATGCGGAGATGCCGCCCTGGTCCGTGCGGCTCGGCGCCGGGTGGTCGATCCATGGGGAAAACGTGACCGTCGAGCTCGATCGTGAAAACACGTGGGACGACACGCGTGGCTGGTCCGTGTTCTCCGCGCGGCTCATGCCCGGTTCGTACTGCCTGCGCTGGGCGGGAAAGCGCGACATCGCGGTCCGCCTGTTCCCAGGGTTCACGACGCAGATCGTGATCGATCATGCCGCGTGGAAGCCACGGTTCGAATCCCCGCGGATGTTCCTGGTTCCCACCGATCGGGACGTGCATCGTCCTCCTCCCTTCGACGTCGCCAGCGCGGTGGAGAGCGGGCTCGGCCAGCTCGCTTCTGCGCCCGGCGAACTGCCGCCGCCTCTCGCCAAGGTCATGACGGGCGCGTCGTTCGACGATCCCATGCTCGGCCTCCTGGGAGCCCACCTCTTGGCCCGCGAAAAGACGCCCGATCCGACGCGTATCGAGGCCCTCGCGGATCACGTGGCGTCTTTGCTCGGGCCCTGCCCCGACGTCCATGCCTTGCGATTGCGTGTCGCCCTGCTCCGTGGGGCGGACCTGCCGCGAGGGACATGGTCCGAGCCGCCCCTCCTGCGCGAGGGGCTGATCACGTTCGTCGAGGCGAGCCATGAGGTTCCGGAGCTGATCGCGGCGGGCAGCCTTCTCGAACATGCGTGCGTGGAACGTCTCGTCGATTCCGCCTTGTCGAGCTGGCCGACGCGACGTGAGTCCGGCGCCAACGAGGACGATTGGCTCACCGCAGCCATTGCCGATGCGGAGAGAGAGCGCGCCCTTCCGGGGGCGGCTCTCGACGCGCAGACCCTCGCAAAAGAGCTGGGCGTGCCCACGCTGGCCGTACGAGCGAGGCTTGCTGCGCTCAGGAGCGGGGGCCTCACGCCCGCCGCGGATGCGCCGAACGACGAGCGAACCTCGCCCGACTACTTCACGGCGGCACGCCTCAAGGAGGCGGGCAAACGCTGCTGGGACGGCGACTTCAAGGGGGCGCTCGCGCTCGCCGAGGCCATCCTCGCCGCCGACCCCGAAAACCTCACCGCGCGCCATTACGCCGAGATCTCTTGCGAGAAGCTGCAACGAACAACCTTCCTGGTTCCCCGGCTCGTGGGTTCGTCGGATGCCGCCGCCCGTATGGGCACCGACGACCGTGCGGCTTGCGTCATCGACGCCATCGATGGCGAACTTCCCCTCGGGGACGTCGTCGACATCTCCGGATTGCCGCCCCTCGACGCACTACGAATCATCCAGGAGCTCGTCGTCGCTGGCGTGATCGAAATGACCCGCGTGGGATGA
- a CDS encoding CHAT domain-containing protein gives MPPVEGPVTEYTGRALPDQALGELFRHADERERAQDFEAALEAYAAMLQSLLDGGRIVPEHLCDRIARCCSRLGQPRTAVRLLVTTRKRMQALGHAYGVFHANLRLAETCIEAVELASAEKFLADAVLGRPEPLESQGRTPAALIEQIHALTWPGTSAEETTKAHVEAWLVVARYWAAIGHFAPAIEATKRARGAVRQARLPGKFFSAPDIDVSLVELCLDRGDVAAAEEIEEEARAHPFKGTGPHPDETPWLALAARRAGLQGRLSDARRSLDRLVDQRRGPPTRRDAWITLFHAGLLAQLNRLAEAERVLDDFEARLDGGPVHAALRREVASRRQAIQDKRSDASQEEGLPFVPEQVLEGEEEAPHAEPGQTRPAATSLGGTTARQKERFTDEWALGANRVLVALAAGRLEEAFDRLSALEDLAAGTDAPRIRTRTRYYRALFDHARGAYATARDALLPCIDEAAAQGLPLDRLQYLERLMWTFARLGAAGEYAGRAAEAKALLDTLTSTLDHDDRVFWMLNRMSRQDEFVAARITSLSSIQPPSSPLLPIGAMLHRFRLRRETLARYREVACLSGWSIDRTLSASTEAPAPVLSAVPPELATESHQIEAWVRAQLELSRRTTGARTTRTVFLDRFLPLRRIPRKVAIVHYYAVADRLFVFVLSRGHISVTILPTTRVELYEAVRDVLSEIVQQWQARIGDRRVLQALRRLSKGMGVDQILGPLAGSIEHVILVPHDVLIHAPFAALLCGEQRLCELFTLSIAPGVGFVDLANVPGRRRALPGRFLGVAVREYPGTSWKPLPGAIAEVERVAALVPGSGAATLLTGAAAQPKAILDALDEAEIVHWACHGMFDRDQPHRSRLLVSGPEGTTGEVTLADIQVRGLHRLELVILACCWTASAAVLPGHEVVCLPAAFLRAGAGAAIAPLWEVDDAMSGEFMVDLYRAAARWPSARALAEVQRSWLKEDARGRGMAFHWAAHVHYGQGA, from the coding sequence ATGCCCCCCGTCGAGGGTCCTGTGACGGAGTACACGGGGCGGGCGCTGCCCGATCAGGCGCTCGGGGAGCTCTTCCGACACGCGGACGAACGCGAGCGCGCGCAGGATTTCGAGGCTGCGCTCGAGGCCTATGCCGCGATGTTGCAAAGCTTGCTCGATGGGGGGCGGATTGTCCCGGAGCACCTCTGCGATCGCATCGCGCGGTGCTGCTCGCGGCTCGGGCAGCCCAGGACCGCGGTGCGCCTGCTCGTGACCACGCGCAAGCGAATGCAGGCGCTGGGGCACGCGTATGGCGTCTTCCACGCGAACCTGAGGCTCGCGGAGACGTGCATCGAGGCTGTCGAACTCGCGAGCGCCGAGAAGTTCTTGGCCGATGCCGTCCTCGGACGACCCGAGCCGCTCGAGTCCCAAGGCCGGACCCCGGCCGCCTTGATCGAGCAGATCCACGCGCTGACATGGCCAGGTACGAGCGCGGAGGAGACCACGAAGGCGCACGTCGAGGCCTGGCTCGTGGTTGCAAGGTACTGGGCGGCCATCGGTCACTTCGCGCCGGCCATCGAGGCGACGAAGCGCGCCCGGGGGGCGGTTCGGCAAGCTCGTTTGCCGGGCAAGTTTTTCTCGGCGCCGGACATCGACGTATCGCTCGTCGAGCTTTGTCTGGACCGTGGGGATGTCGCGGCGGCCGAGGAAATCGAAGAAGAGGCACGGGCACACCCTTTCAAGGGCACAGGTCCCCACCCCGACGAGACGCCGTGGCTCGCGCTCGCAGCGCGGCGAGCGGGCCTCCAGGGGCGGCTCAGCGACGCGCGCCGGAGCCTCGACCGGCTCGTGGACCAACGCCGAGGTCCGCCGACCCGGCGCGACGCATGGATCACGCTCTTCCACGCAGGCCTCCTCGCCCAGCTCAACCGCCTCGCCGAAGCCGAGCGTGTCCTCGACGATTTCGAGGCACGCCTCGACGGCGGTCCCGTGCACGCCGCCCTCCGGCGCGAGGTCGCATCCCGCCGCCAGGCCATCCAGGACAAGCGCTCGGACGCATCCCAGGAGGAGGGGTTACCGTTCGTGCCGGAGCAGGTGCTCGAGGGCGAGGAGGAGGCGCCGCACGCCGAGCCGGGCCAAACGCGCCCCGCGGCCACGTCGCTCGGGGGGACGACCGCTCGGCAGAAAGAGCGCTTCACGGACGAATGGGCGCTCGGGGCCAATCGTGTCCTCGTCGCGCTCGCGGCCGGACGCCTCGAAGAGGCCTTCGATCGCCTGTCCGCGCTCGAAGACCTCGCGGCGGGCACGGACGCGCCACGCATCCGCACACGCACGCGTTATTATCGGGCGCTCTTCGACCACGCGCGTGGTGCATACGCCACCGCCCGCGACGCGCTCCTCCCATGCATCGACGAAGCCGCGGCGCAGGGCTTGCCGCTCGACAGGCTCCAGTATCTCGAGCGCCTCATGTGGACGTTCGCCCGCCTCGGCGCGGCCGGGGAATACGCGGGCCGTGCCGCGGAGGCGAAGGCGCTCCTCGATACCCTCACGTCGACGCTCGACCATGACGACCGTGTCTTCTGGATGCTCAACCGGATGTCGCGGCAGGACGAGTTCGTCGCCGCGCGCATCACCTCCTTGTCGTCCATCCAGCCTCCTTCGAGCCCGCTCCTCCCGATCGGCGCGATGCTGCATCGCTTTCGGCTCCGACGCGAGACGCTCGCGCGTTATCGTGAAGTGGCCTGCCTCAGCGGTTGGTCCATCGACCGCACGCTCTCGGCGTCGACGGAGGCACCTGCGCCCGTGCTTTCGGCCGTACCTCCGGAGCTCGCCACGGAGAGCCACCAGATCGAAGCCTGGGTCCGAGCACAGCTCGAACTCTCCCGCCGAACCACGGGGGCGAGGACGACCCGCACGGTGTTCCTCGATCGCTTCCTGCCTCTTCGACGGATCCCCCGGAAGGTCGCCATCGTGCATTATTATGCAGTGGCCGATCGGCTCTTCGTGTTCGTGCTCTCGCGGGGGCACATCTCGGTCACGATACTGCCCACGACGCGCGTGGAGCTCTACGAGGCCGTACGGGACGTGCTCTCCGAGATCGTCCAGCAATGGCAGGCACGGATCGGCGACCGACGTGTCCTCCAGGCGCTTCGCCGCCTCTCGAAAGGCATGGGCGTCGACCAGATCCTGGGTCCTCTCGCCGGATCCATCGAACACGTGATCCTGGTCCCTCACGACGTCCTCATCCATGCGCCGTTCGCCGCGCTCCTGTGCGGGGAACAGCGTCTTTGCGAGCTGTTCACGTTGAGCATCGCGCCCGGCGTCGGGTTCGTCGACCTCGCGAACGTACCGGGGCGGCGTCGGGCGCTCCCGGGGCGTTTCCTCGGCGTCGCCGTGCGCGAATACCCGGGCACGTCCTGGAAGCCCCTGCCCGGCGCGATCGCCGAGGTCGAGCGTGTGGCCGCGCTGGTCCCGGGCAGCGGCGCCGCGACCCTTCTCACGGGAGCTGCCGCGCAGCCGAAGGCGATCCTGGACGCCCTCGACGAGGCGGAGATCGTCCACTGGGCATGTCATGGAATGTTCGATAGAGACCAACCCCACCGTTCACGTCTCCTCGTGTCCGGCCCGGAGGGGACGACGGGAGAGGTCACGCTCGCCGATATCCAGGTCCGTGGGCTCCACAGGCTCGAACTCGTCATTCTCGCCTGCTGCTGGACCGCGAGCGCCGCCGTCCTGCCGGGCCACGAGGTGGTTTGTCTGCCGGCCGCGTTCCTGCGCGCTGGCGCGGGTGCAGCGATCGCGCCGCTCTGGGAGGTCGACGACGCCATGAGCGGCGAGTTCATGGTGGACCTCTATCGGGCGGCTGCGCGTTGGCCTTCGGCGCGCGCGCTCGCCGAGGTGCAAAGGAGCTGGCTCAAGGAAGATGCGCGGGGCCGCGGGATGGCCTTCCATTGGGCTGCGCATGTCCACTATGGCCAGGGAGCCTGA